The Deinococcus carri genome contains a region encoding:
- the tsaB gene encoding tRNA (adenosine(37)-N6)-threonylcarbamoyltransferase complex dimerization subunit type 1 TsaB, whose translation MPAMPAPVTLALDTATPFLTLALTWADGELAFSEEVGRAHAERLADAAAGLFRQAGLPFRADQLVIGTGPGSYTGVRVGASYALGLGRAWGAPVRGVPTLEALVRGEDGQVPEGEVAVSLDARRGNVYGAVYEVRGGVVTRVIHPPEKRPLEKFAAQIGPLPHHRDTAPDGLALLRAGLNHGETEWALAYL comes from the coding sequence ATGCCCGCCATGCCAGCCCCCGTGACCCTCGCCCTGGACACTGCCACCCCCTTCCTGACCCTGGCCCTGACCTGGGCGGACGGCGAACTGGCGTTTTCCGAGGAGGTCGGACGCGCCCACGCCGAGCGCCTGGCTGACGCTGCCGCGGGGCTGTTCCGGCAGGCGGGCCTGCCCTTCCGCGCCGACCAGCTCGTGATCGGCACCGGGCCGGGGTCCTACACCGGGGTGCGCGTGGGCGCGAGCTACGCGCTGGGGCTGGGCCGGGCCTGGGGTGCCCCCGTGCGCGGCGTGCCAACACTCGAAGCCCTGGTGCGCGGTGAGGACGGACAGGTACCGGAGGGTGAGGTGGCCGTCTCGCTGGACGCCCGGCGCGGCAACGTCTACGGCGCGGTATACGAGGTGCGCGGCGGCGTGGTCACGCGGGTCATCCATCCGCCAGAAAAGCGGCCATTGGAGAAGTTCGCTGCCCAGATTGGCCCCCTCCCCCACCACCGTGACACCGCCCCGGACGGCCTCGCGCTGCTGAGGGCGGGGCTGAACCACGGGGAGACGGAGTGGGCGCTGGCGTATCTGTGA
- a CDS encoding citrate/2-methylcitrate synthase has translation MTNTANIAKGLEGVLFTETKLTFINGAEGILTHLGIPIQEWAEKSSFEELSLALLDGELPTAEELARFDADLKANRAVPQQLLDVIAAMPRGIHPMQALRTAASYLGLLDPQAEDTSEEGRRAISIRLIAQFATIIAAINRAQEGQDIIAPRMDLTHAGNFLYMLTGKEPTGEQARLFDIALVLHADHGMNASTFTAIATASTLSDMYSCMTSAIGALKGPLHGGANEAVMDMLDEVGTPEQAEAYITKKLDNKEKIMGVGHRVYKYFDPRSRVLRDYAEHVANKEGKSNYYQILETIEKIVVDRMGAKGIYPNVDFYSGTVYSDLGIKKEYFTPIFALARVSGWCASVIEYTRDNRLLRPDALYTGKTDQHYVPLKDRA, from the coding sequence ATGACGAACACCGCCAACATTGCCAAGGGGCTGGAAGGCGTTCTCTTCACCGAGACCAAGCTGACCTTCATCAACGGAGCGGAAGGCATCCTGACGCACCTGGGCATTCCGATTCAGGAGTGGGCCGAGAAGAGCAGCTTCGAGGAACTGTCTCTCGCCCTGCTCGACGGCGAGCTGCCCACGGCCGAGGAACTCGCCCGCTTCGACGCCGACCTCAAGGCCAACCGCGCCGTGCCCCAGCAGCTGCTTGACGTGATTGCGGCGATGCCCCGTGGCATCCACCCCATGCAGGCGCTGCGCACCGCCGCCTCCTACCTGGGCCTGCTCGACCCCCAGGCCGAGGACACCAGCGAGGAAGGCCGCCGGGCCATCTCCATCCGCCTGATCGCGCAGTTCGCCACCATCATCGCGGCGATCAACCGCGCGCAGGAAGGCCAGGACATCATCGCGCCGCGCATGGACCTCACGCACGCCGGGAACTTCCTGTACATGCTGACCGGCAAGGAACCCACCGGCGAACAGGCCCGCCTCTTCGACATCGCGCTCGTGCTGCACGCCGACCACGGCATGAACGCCAGCACCTTTACCGCGATTGCCACCGCCAGCACCCTCAGCGACATGTACTCGTGCATGACCAGCGCCATCGGTGCGCTCAAGGGGCCGCTGCACGGTGGCGCGAACGAGGCCGTGATGGACATGCTCGACGAGGTCGGCACCCCCGAGCAGGCCGAGGCCTACATCACCAAGAAGCTCGACAACAAGGAAAAGATCATGGGCGTCGGGCACCGCGTCTATAAGTACTTCGACCCCCGCTCGCGCGTGCTGCGCGACTACGCCGAACACGTCGCCAACAAGGAAGGCAAGAGCAACTACTACCAGATTCTCGAAACCATCGAGAAGATCGTGGTGGACCGCATGGGGGCCAAGGGCATCTACCCCAACGTGGACTTCTACAGCGGCACCGTCTACAGCGACCTGGGCATCAAGAAGGAATACTTCACGCCCATCTTTGCCCTGGCCCGCGTCAGCGGCTGGTGCGCTTCCGTCATCGAGTACACCCGCGACAACCGCCTGCTGCGCCCCGACGCGCTGTACACCGGCAAGACGGATCAGCACTACGTGCCCCTGAAGGACCGGGCGTAA
- a CDS encoding MBL fold metallo-hydrolase, protein MTAPDLPLTRVSGTLHALQVPIPYPMKTVTVLIDTGGPLTLIDTALDTPEARAAIENGLAALGLHWPDVERVIITHHHPDHYGLAGVVEERSGATVQMLDVEIGRGERYWHLWEEWLPGHTKHMQDHGLPRELLETLEAESRRTRARVQPANRVQPLREGQMLPLAGAQWEVLWLPGHADGHLGLWNEEESLLIAGDAILPRISPNVGLYAYTRPDPLGDYLQTLGKLEALNPARAVVGHHGPVMEGVQARARQLRDHHHERLDFIRAEAARQPRTAYDLSLAMFPRDLNTAGRRFALAETLAHAEHLHLLGQLARTWQNETWVYHD, encoded by the coding sequence ATGACCGCACCTGACCTGCCGCTCACCCGCGTGTCTGGCACGCTGCACGCCCTCCAGGTGCCCATTCCCTACCCCATGAAGACCGTGACGGTCCTGATCGACACCGGGGGGCCGCTCACGCTGATCGACACGGCGCTCGACACGCCCGAGGCGCGGGCCGCCATCGAGAACGGCCTCGCGGCGCTGGGGCTGCACTGGCCGGACGTGGAGCGGGTCATCATCACGCACCACCACCCGGATCACTACGGGCTGGCGGGCGTGGTGGAGGAACGCAGCGGCGCGACGGTGCAGATGCTGGACGTGGAGATCGGGCGCGGCGAGCGCTACTGGCACCTCTGGGAAGAGTGGCTGCCGGGCCACACCAAGCACATGCAGGACCACGGCCTGCCGCGCGAGCTGCTGGAAACGCTGGAGGCGGAGAGCCGCCGCACCCGCGCCCGTGTTCAGCCCGCCAACCGGGTGCAGCCGCTGCGCGAGGGGCAGATGCTTCCGCTGGCGGGAGCGCAGTGGGAGGTGCTGTGGCTGCCCGGCCACGCCGACGGGCACCTGGGCCTCTGGAACGAGGAAGAGAGCCTGCTGATCGCCGGGGACGCCATCCTGCCGCGCATCAGCCCGAACGTGGGGCTGTACGCCTACACCCGCCCCGACCCACTGGGCGACTACCTCCAGACCCTCGGCAAGCTGGAGGCGCTGAACCCCGCCCGCGCGGTGGTCGGGCACCACGGCCCCGTCATGGAAGGCGTGCAGGCCCGCGCCCGGCAACTGCGCGACCACCACCACGAGCGGCTGGACTTTATCCGGGCGGAGGCGGCGAGGCAGCCCCGCACCGCCTACGACCTCTCGCTCGCCATGTTCCCGCGCGACCTGAACACCGCCGGGCGGCGCTTTGCCCTGGCCGAGACGCTCGCGCACGCCGAACACCTGCACCTGCTGGGGCAACTCGCACGCACCTGGCAGAACGAGACGTGGGTGTACCACGACTGA
- a CDS encoding metallophosphoesterase, protein MRVLVLSDTHGLLRPEVLPLAREADAVLHAGDVGKPEVLAALREVTPGPVHAVRGNVDRTPPLAELPETLLLELGGVWVYLLHDRQELDLSPQAAGVQVVVSGHTHAPRAEEQGGVLFLNPGAAGPRRFRLPVACAWLHLEGGAVRAESLTLLR, encoded by the coding sequence ATGCGCGTCCTGGTCCTCTCCGACACCCACGGCCTGCTGCGCCCCGAGGTGCTGCCGCTGGCGCGGGAGGCCGACGCCGTGCTGCACGCGGGGGACGTGGGAAAACCGGAGGTGCTGGCGGCGCTGCGGGAGGTGACCCCCGGTCCCGTCCACGCCGTGCGCGGCAACGTGGACCGCACACCGCCCCTCGCGGAGTTGCCGGAAACGCTGTTGCTGGAGCTGGGGGGCGTGTGGGTGTACCTCCTGCACGACCGGCAGGAGCTGGACCTCTCGCCCCAGGCGGCGGGGGTGCAGGTGGTCGTCAGCGGGCACACGCACGCGCCGCGGGCAGAGGAACAGGGCGGCGTCCTCTTTCTGAATCCGGGTGCGGCCGGCCCGCGCCGCTTCCGGCTGCCGGTGGCCTGCGCGTGGCTGCACCTTGAGGGGGGCGCGGTGCGGGCCGAGTCACTCACGCTGTTGCGCTGA
- a CDS encoding PQQ-binding-like beta-propeller repeat protein, translating to MLTSPLIQAQAQPAPSVGWSKDLKVLSSVAVTEGGDLIFVGSDARIHRTDASGTERWNYATGDIGRAHPIVTPQGTVIAASYDDTVYALDPAGKLLWKTKLDGDIFASPALRPDGSVIVATAAGSVFALSPQGQVLWTFKVGAPVFSSPAVASDGTIYFGAQDSQLHALTPGGQPKWTFRAGSLVFSSPALDTQGNVYFGSSDRRIYSVSPGGQLRWVRPTGMFVNASPIVTDGDLVVVGSYDGNVYAINTTGEDEWTYRAGAPIAAAAAELSDGSVVVPDLGGTVHAIGQAGQALWTLKTGKKIDTNVAVSDQGTLYFTTEGGSLNALQKQAPLAVGPWTSFRSVPAGWGRVLNAQEAQARTAATRAAASAVLAQRPAPRPTAPAPAAPAPAAPAPAAPVTPPAPARTPEQYAQAAAQAARTLDGQIYLPLTEVAGALGTPVGLLTPRTAALVLPAQAGQQAVAVRYVNRSAFVPLAALAKLPGVTVAARPDPAAVVLTLGGRSLTFPVNLPALTPLVPRPEFPALVNRGGGQ from the coding sequence TTGCTGACCTCGCCTCTCATCCAGGCCCAAGCACAACCCGCCCCCTCGGTGGGCTGGTCGAAGGACCTCAAGGTGCTGTCCAGCGTGGCCGTGACCGAAGGCGGCGACCTGATCTTTGTCGGGTCCGACGCCCGCATCCACCGCACCGACGCCAGCGGCACGGAGAGATGGAACTACGCGACCGGCGACATCGGCCGCGCCCATCCCATCGTCACGCCCCAGGGCACCGTGATTGCCGCCTCCTACGACGACACGGTGTACGCGCTGGACCCGGCGGGCAAGCTGCTGTGGAAGACCAAGCTCGACGGCGACATTTTCGCCAGCCCAGCCCTGCGGCCCGACGGCAGCGTGATCGTGGCGACGGCGGCGGGCAGCGTGTTCGCCCTGAGTCCCCAGGGGCAGGTGCTGTGGACCTTCAAGGTGGGTGCGCCCGTCTTCAGCAGCCCGGCCGTCGCCAGTGACGGCACCATCTACTTCGGCGCGCAGGACAGCCAGCTGCACGCGCTGACGCCGGGCGGGCAGCCGAAGTGGACCTTCCGGGCCGGGTCGCTGGTGTTCAGCAGCCCCGCGCTGGACACCCAGGGGAACGTCTATTTCGGCTCCAGCGACCGCCGCATCTACTCGGTCTCGCCGGGCGGCCAGCTCCGCTGGGTGCGGCCCACCGGGATGTTCGTCAACGCCAGCCCCATCGTGACCGACGGCGACCTGGTGGTGGTCGGCAGCTACGACGGCAACGTGTACGCCATCAACACGACCGGTGAGGACGAGTGGACGTACCGGGCAGGCGCGCCCATCGCGGCGGCCGCCGCCGAACTCAGCGACGGCAGCGTGGTCGTGCCGGACCTCGGAGGGACCGTCCATGCCATCGGCCAGGCGGGGCAGGCTCTCTGGACCCTCAAGACCGGCAAGAAGATCGACACGAATGTCGCCGTGAGCGACCAGGGCACCCTGTACTTCACCACCGAGGGGGGCAGCCTGAATGCCCTCCAGAAGCAGGCTCCTCTGGCGGTCGGCCCCTGGACCAGCTTCCGCAGCGTGCCGGCCGGGTGGGGGCGCGTCCTGAACGCGCAGGAGGCCCAGGCCCGCACCGCCGCCACGCGCGCCGCCGCCTCCGCCGTGCTGGCGCAGCGGCCCGCGCCCCGGCCTACTGCACCTGCACCAGCGGCCCCGGCTCCGGCGGCTCCAGCTCCTGCCGCGCCCGTCACGCCGCCTGCCCCGGCCCGCACGCCCGAGCAGTACGCGCAGGCCGCAGCCCAGGCCGCCCGGACCCTGGACGGCCAGATCTACCTTCCCCTCACGGAGGTGGCGGGCGCACTGGGCACCCCGGTGGGGCTGCTGACCCCCCGGACCGCGGCTCTCGTCCTGCCGGCGCAGGCGGGCCAGCAGGCCGTGGCCGTGCGCTACGTGAACCGCTCGGCGTTCGTGCCGCTGGCCGCCCTGGCAAAATTGCCCGGCGTCACCGTGGCGGCCCGCCCCGACCCCGCCGCCGTCGTCCTGACCCTGGGGGGGCGCTCGCTCACCTTCCCGGTCAATCTCCCGGCCCTCACGCCGCTGGTCCCGCGGCCCGAGTTCCCGGCCCTGGTCAACCGGGGCGGCGGCCAGTAA